The sequence below is a genomic window from Ciona intestinalis unplaced genomic scaffold, KH HT000698.1, whole genome shotgun sequence.
tttatttctgtggttctaccatagatacctaaaccaAAGATACATAAACAATGTATCTCTGTTTATGTATCTCTGCCTAAACATATGTTTCTactcttattttatttctgtggtggCCATATGTTACAAACTGATTTCTATGTTCTTTGATATGTTACAGACGACACGTGACAAATCcagtattgtttttattttgataaaagtGTACTGTACACAAATGTCCTGTTTTTTAGCATAACTCGTTAGTCAGTCAAATATACCATAATCTGTATAGATCATATTAACAAAAGTGAATATTTTCGCAGGGCAATGCAGTTAGATAATACGAAACGCATTTCTAAGTGGTATCATGGTGGACTTGCATCAGCAGCTGCAGCATGCTGTACCCATCCTTTAGACTTGTTAAAggtaaaaacttgttttaaaaacctaaatagTGAATAGTAATCCCTGTTATATTTGTCCAGGTGCATCTACAAACTCATCAAGGAACCAGAATTGGAGGAACACAGATGGCGGTTAACATCATTAGATCACAAGGATTAACTGCATTGTACAATGGATTAAGTGCTTCTGTTGGCAGACAGGTtgttatgttgtattattaacATNNNNNNNNNNNNNNNNNNNNNNNNNNNNNNNNNNNNNNNNNNNNNNNNNNCAAAAGAGGAAACATTCGCCCCTTCGCGTGTGGGTGCACGTGCCTCGCGCGTGTGCGCGGACGTCTTATCAATAGtttaagataaataattttattacagataaatatttattgtagtATGTTTTTCAAGCAgggttttagaaaaaaaccCTTATCAGTGacagtggcgcaaccagcgtgttcaaaagggggctgtcatattTACGTCCAGTCAACGGTTATCTCTGACGCGATAAAACACCTCCTTTATTCGTTGTGCACACGAATATATGTTCTATTTTACgcggtaaattaaaaacactacATTACTAAAAAGACGTAtctaaattagtttaaacagATGAAACATTGGTGACAGTTTTACGTATGTCCATCGtggataatgtaacgattatttacgtcagaataccTTTGGtaaaccattacgattgttacatcactaACGAGATTGTTagtaaacaatcgtgttttattcgcttccATTATGCGCATACGTAAAAGggcaaatatccaacctgCATTCAAGCACCGGCAAGCTAAATAttcaaggggacaatcgctattatgacgcaataatcaacgtgtgaattgctattatgtcgcaatcaattgccaggtcaaacaattgttattatgatgcaatgaatccacgtgtgaatccctactatttcgtaataaatatgctgcttggctgaggaaaacatcgtaaatatacagcagtgctataCTTCTGGTCCGttctggaacatatttaggttgtttattaccgccTGTTACCTTGTTTAATtggcaaattacatttattttacacgcaACTTTGAGAAAGGCAATGCCACGTTTATGTTGCGAATTCCCGCCGAAAAAAACACGTATGCGTGCggtttttcaatatttaaaattatttgttcatGAGCCTTCAGTAGTTTAGTATGTAGGTGGTACGAGAAAGCTGCATGAACCATAAAGTGGTACGCGAGTAGATAAATTTTGGGAACCACTAGTTTAAATACAGATAAACcgcgattatgtgaattttaattggtggaAATATGAGAGCGAGAAgtgacgctatcagtaaattatAGCAAACAGAAATtctaatatgatattacaaagtatcgtcccggccgagcttggacaggagtaaaaaaacatcgcttgttggcaccgcacgagaaccagagtttcattacggcacttttcacgagaataaattcacaacgattgcttcgctCTTTAGGTGTGGactgtatgctaccgcatgcgtcttcctttatttcctacgccggcgcagagcgtaaaaatgtgacgctcatacacgatgtttcgatctcgtggttggttgggcagtgggcacattcctcccgattgttatattatgaaacgt
It includes:
- the LOC101242998 gene encoding mitochondrial dicarboxylate carrier-like isoform X1; translated protein: MQLDNTKRISKWYHGGLASAAAACCTHPLDLLKVHLQTHQGTRIGGTQMAVNIIRSQGLTALYNGLSASVGRQINRDYVNLNWCKYESEERRYQ
- the LOC101242998 gene encoding mitochondrial dicarboxylate carrier-like isoform X2, encoding MQLDNTKRISKWYHGGLASAAAACCTHPLDLLKVHLQTHQGTRIGGTQMAVNIIRSQGLTALYNGLSASVGRQINRDYVNFNWWKYESEK